Below is a genomic region from Geoglobus acetivorans.
TTTTCCTGCCCCTCTTACCCATTGAAGCCGTTCCATCCGACATTGCACCACCTCACTGCGATGGTGAGACAAAAACAACAGTGTCTCCCCTAATCACAACACTGCCCATTTTTTTGATAACCTCTCCATCCTGTATTTCCTCGGCATTCAGGAGAACAAGATTCATGTGAATATCGTAACCGTCCAGGATTCCCCTGAATTCTCTTCCACCCTTTAGCCTGACAAGCACGGAAGTGTTCAACGCTCTGTTCAGCACATCAAGCGGCCTTGCCATTTTTCTTTCCTCCGTTGTTTTTAATCCCCATTGGTTTGTGTGTATTTAAAAATATCGGAAGACTCAACCAAATTCCTCAGGGCCAACACACATGGAACAAACCTGCTTTTTAAAGGGAAATCAACCAACTCACCACCGAACGGGATTTCCGCTTTCATGCAGAGAATCACAAAACCAGAGAGCAACACGAGACGTGAAGCCACAAAGGTGAAAATTTTAAAACCCGTGAAACAATTGAAAGACGATGAAGAGGCAGAGATTGAGGAAAAAAGATACCAAAAATATCCTGGGAAAGATTAAAGACGCTTATGGTGTGGAATTATCTGGAGAAATCGACAAGGTCGATATAGATGGCAGAACCGTTTTTCTTGTCAATAACGAGCCCCTGCTCATGGAGCATGATGGTAATGTGTACTTCACGGTTTACGGAATAATTAAACTCATGCCCGGAAAGGGCAGAGTTGTCGTGGATGAGGGGGCGGTTAAGTTCATAATGAATGGTGCTGACGTGATGAAGCCAGGTATAGTCGAGGCTGACGAGAGTTTAAAGCAGGGCGATTTCTGCTACATCGTGGTGGAGAAGAAGCTAACTCCACTGGCCGTCGGTGTTGCACTTGTTGATGGAGCGGACATGATCGGTGAGAAGGGGAAGGCAATC
It encodes:
- a CDS encoding LSm family protein, with the protein product MARPLDVLNRALNTSVLVRLKGGREFRGILDGYDIHMNLVLLNAEEIQDGEVIKKMGSVVIRGDTVVFVSPSQ
- a CDS encoding DUF1947 domain-containing protein produces the protein MKRQRLRKKDTKNILGKIKDAYGVELSGEIDKVDIDGRTVFLVNNEPLLMEHDGNVYFTVYGIIKLMPGKGRVVVDEGAVKFIMNGADVMKPGIVEADESLKQGDFCYIVVEKKLTPLAVGVALVDGADMIGEKGKAIENIHHLNDKIWKFFFKK